The proteins below are encoded in one region of Roseovarius bejariae:
- a CDS encoding undecaprenyl-diphosphate phosphatase, with amino-acid sequence MPLFHLLLVAIIQGVTEFLPVSSSGHLILLPNLTGLDDQGQAIDVAVHVGTLFAVILYFWSDVRGAIASLPRALTGKIDTEGSKLAFLLLVSSIPVVAFGVLLTLTGLDDEMRSITVIGWTMLVFGIVLYWSDQAGETTRDAKDWSLRDAMVMGVWQAIALIPGTSRSGITITGARFMGYGRSDAARLSMLMSIPVIIESGTLLAGEAALEANAAVLRDGAIAAAFAFISALLALTLMMRLLRSVSFTPYVIYRIGLGVVLLGIAYS; translated from the coding sequence ATGCCGCTGTTTCATCTTCTGTTGGTCGCCATAATTCAGGGCGTAACCGAGTTCTTGCCGGTTTCGTCCTCCGGTCACCTGATTCTGTTGCCGAATCTCACCGGCCTTGATGATCAGGGACAAGCGATTGATGTGGCGGTCCATGTGGGGACGCTGTTCGCGGTTATTCTGTATTTCTGGAGCGATGTCAGGGGTGCCATAGCCAGCCTGCCGCGCGCATTGACCGGCAAGATTGACACCGAAGGCTCCAAGCTGGCCTTTCTCTTGCTCGTATCGTCAATTCCTGTTGTGGCATTTGGTGTTTTACTCACCCTGACAGGTCTGGACGATGAGATGCGCTCAATCACCGTGATCGGTTGGACAATGCTTGTATTCGGGATCGTGCTTTATTGGTCCGATCAGGCGGGTGAAACCACGCGAGATGCAAAGGATTGGTCACTGCGTGATGCCATGGTCATGGGCGTGTGGCAGGCGATTGCCCTTATTCCCGGCACCTCGCGTTCGGGCATTACGATCACCGGGGCAAGGTTCATGGGGTATGGCCGGTCTGATGCGGCGCGCCTGTCCATGTTGATGTCGATACCGGTGATCATAGAAAGCGGCACGCTTTTGGCCGGAGAGGCCGCGTTGGAAGCCAACGCCGCCGTTTTGCGCGACGGGGCGATTGCGGCCGCGTTCGCCTTTATTTCAGCGCTTTTGGCGCTGACGCTGATGATGCGGTTATTGCGCAGCGTCAGCTTCACGCCCTATGTGATCTATCGGATCGGTTTGGGCGTTGTGCTGTTGGGTATCGCCTACAGTTAA
- a CDS encoding M20 family metallopeptidase, which translates to MTRTSAIDTVSAYFDDGRFQNELGDLVAYETESQNPDQAPELARYLDKAMTERLSAMGFSCEIHPNPVEGAGPILVAERHEGDDLTTVLTYGHGDVIRAQTDQWREGLHPFKLVEEGERLYGRGSADNKGQHLINIAALDAVLQTRGKLGFNCRVVIETGEETGSPGLAEFFEAHKDDLSADVLIASDGPRLQPETPTMFMGSRGGVTFDLVVDLRDGAHHSGNWGGLLADPAMILAQALAMITDARGQIRIPEWRPDSLTDDVRAALRGLPIAGGDGPSIDEDWGEKSLTPAERAYGWNSFAILAMKSGVPEAPVNAISAHARATCQLRYVVGTDPEDIITALRRHLDALGFEVVQIVPHDRGFFRATRLAPDHPWVKFVAASLEKTAGQNPHILPNLAGSLPNDAFADILGLPTVWVPHSYRGCSQHAPDEHVLKPVCRDALRLMAGLFWDVGEGKTP; encoded by the coding sequence ATGACACGCACTTCCGCTATCGACACCGTTTCCGCCTATTTTGACGACGGCCGTTTCCAAAACGAACTGGGCGATCTTGTCGCCTACGAAACCGAAAGCCAGAACCCCGATCAGGCCCCTGAACTCGCGCGTTATCTGGACAAGGCGATGACCGAACGCCTGAGTGCCATGGGATTTTCCTGTGAAATTCATCCCAACCCGGTCGAAGGCGCGGGTCCGATCCTTGTGGCCGAACGGCACGAGGGCGACGACCTGACCACCGTTCTGACCTATGGGCATGGTGACGTGATCCGTGCCCAGACAGACCAGTGGCGCGAGGGCCTGCATCCTTTCAAACTGGTTGAAGAAGGCGAGCGCCTTTATGGTCGGGGTAGCGCCGACAACAAGGGCCAGCACCTGATCAATATCGCCGCCCTTGATGCGGTCTTGCAGACCCGTGGCAAGCTTGGCTTCAACTGCCGCGTGGTGATCGAAACCGGGGAAGAAACCGGATCACCCGGACTGGCCGAGTTTTTCGAGGCCCACAAGGATGACCTGTCTGCCGATGTCCTGATCGCGTCTGACGGGCCGCGCCTGCAACCCGAGACACCCACGATGTTCATGGGATCGCGGGGCGGGGTAACCTTTGATCTGGTCGTGGATTTGCGCGACGGCGCGCATCATTCGGGCAACTGGGGCGGGCTTCTGGCCGACCCGGCGATGATCCTGGCGCAAGCTCTTGCCATGATCACCGATGCCCGGGGCCAGATCCGTATTCCCGAATGGCGCCCCGACAGCCTCACCGATGACGTGCGCGCCGCCTTGCGCGGGTTGCCGATTGCCGGGGGTGACGGGCCATCCATAGACGAAGACTGGGGCGAGAAGAGCCTGACACCGGCGGAACGCGCCTATGGCTGGAACAGCTTCGCGATACTGGCCATGAAAAGCGGTGTCCCCGAGGCGCCGGTCAACGCCATATCGGCGCATGCCCGCGCCACCTGTCAACTTCGCTATGTCGTCGGAACCGACCCGGAAGACATCATTACTGCGCTGCGACGCCACCTTGATGCACTTGGGTTCGAAGTCGTGCAGATCGTCCCGCATGACCGCGGCTTTTTCCGTGCGACCCGGCTGGCGCCGGATCATCCTTGGGTGAAATTCGTGGCCGCCTCGCTTGAAAAAACCGCGGGCCAAAACCCGCATATCCTGCCCAATCTTGCCGGGTCCCTGCCCAACGACGCCTTTGCCGACATCCTGGGCCTTCCCACCGTCTGGGTGCCTCATTCTTACCGTGGATGCTCGCAACACGCGCCGGATGAACATGTGCTCAAGCCGGTGTGCCGTGATGCACTTAGGCTGATGGCGGGTCTGTTCTGGGATGTGGGGGAGGGTAAAACCCCTTAA
- a CDS encoding complex I NDUFA9 subunit family protein, which translates to MSKLVTIYGGSGFVGRYIARRLAQAGWRVRVAVRRPNEAMHVKTYGVVGQVEPVFCNIRDDESVRSVMQGADAVVNCVGTFDRKGRNNFDAIQHEGAERIARLASEEGVERMVHISAIGANAVSDSLYARSKAQGEAGILESFPNAVILRPSVIFGPEDNFFNRFAGMTRFSPFLPVVGANTKFQTVYVDDVAHAAAKGVMGEAAPGIYELGGPDVNTFRELMQHMLQVIRRRRIIINLPFWMASIMGGVMELVQSISLGLIPPQITRDQVRSLKTDNIVSNDAKGFADLGIEPTSLEAVLPDYLWRFRPAGQYEAIKESAGNLRAN; encoded by the coding sequence ATGTCGAAACTTGTCACCATCTATGGCGGATCGGGATTTGTGGGCCGCTACATCGCGCGACGTCTGGCACAAGCGGGTTGGCGGGTTCGCGTGGCCGTGCGACGGCCCAACGAGGCGATGCATGTCAAAACCTATGGCGTTGTCGGGCAGGTCGAGCCGGTATTCTGCAACATCCGTGACGATGAAAGCGTCCGCTCGGTGATGCAGGGGGCGGATGCGGTTGTGAATTGCGTCGGAACCTTTGATCGCAAAGGCCGTAACAATTTCGACGCTATCCAGCATGAAGGCGCCGAGCGAATTGCGCGGCTTGCATCTGAGGAAGGTGTCGAGCGGATGGTGCATATCTCGGCCATCGGTGCCAATGCCGTGTCAGACAGCCTCTACGCCAGATCAAAAGCGCAGGGTGAAGCCGGTATTCTTGAGTCGTTCCCGAACGCCGTGATCCTGCGCCCGTCGGTGATTTTCGGTCCAGAGGACAACTTCTTTAACCGCTTCGCTGGAATGACCCGCTTCAGCCCCTTCCTGCCAGTGGTCGGGGCCAATACCAAGTTCCAGACGGTTTATGTGGATGATGTGGCCCATGCCGCCGCCAAGGGCGTGATGGGCGAAGCTGCACCTGGGATTTACGAACTGGGTGGGCCCGACGTGAACACATTCCGCGAGTTGATGCAGCACATGTTGCAGGTAATCCGTCGTCGCCGGATCATCATCAATCTACCCTTCTGGATGGCCAGCATCATGGGAGGTGTCATGGAATTGGTTCAAAGCATAAGCCTTGGCCTTATCCCACCGCAGATCACTCGCGATCAAGTGCGCAGCCTGAAGACTGATAACATCGTCTCGAACGATGCCAAGGGCTTTGCCGATCTCGGAATCGAACCCACCTCTCTTGAGGCGGTTCTGCCCGATTACCTCTGGCGCTTCCGTCCGGCGGGCCAATACGAGGCGATCAAGGAATCGGCTGGCAACCTGCGCGCCAATTAA